The following proteins are co-located in the uncultured Tolumonas sp. genome:
- the cobT gene encoding nicotinate-nucleotide--dimethylbenzimidazole phosphoribosyltransferase, with translation MSTSWNITPVSSQASDAIQHKIDMKTKPLGALGLLEKAAHQLAMIQGNPAITINKPTMLVFAGDHGVSEEKVSLTSSDVTRQMVLNFLAGGAAINCFCRANDMELKVVDAGIKTPINDDRLIIQRIGAGTRNLAKEAAMTEEEVLLALEYGRRLAKQLAAEGCNLLAFGEMGIGNTTPASCIMAALMNKSAAECVGRGTGISDAQLEHKINITAAAISRITDKHDTMCVLQEVGGFEIAQITGAMLGAAEAGISMLVDGFITTASALLATKFAPASRDYMLFAHCSGELGHKAMLEELNAAPLLQLGLRLGEGTGAAVALPLLRSAAEFYNNMASFESAGVTL, from the coding sequence ATGAGCACTTCATGGAATATCACTCCCGTTTCGTCACAAGCAAGCGATGCTATCCAGCACAAAATTGATATGAAAACTAAACCACTAGGTGCATTAGGTCTGCTGGAAAAAGCGGCACACCAGTTAGCCATGATCCAAGGTAATCCCGCTATCACCATCAATAAACCGACCATGCTGGTGTTTGCCGGTGATCATGGCGTTTCCGAAGAAAAAGTCAGTCTGACCAGCAGTGATGTCACTCGTCAGATGGTGTTGAATTTTTTAGCCGGCGGCGCTGCGATTAACTGTTTCTGCCGTGCCAATGACATGGAATTAAAAGTCGTTGATGCAGGCATTAAAACCCCCATCAACGATGATCGACTGATCATTCAGCGTATTGGTGCCGGCACCCGTAATCTGGCGAAAGAAGCGGCGATGACCGAAGAAGAAGTATTGTTGGCGCTGGAATATGGCCGCCGACTCGCGAAACAGCTGGCAGCAGAAGGCTGCAATTTATTGGCCTTTGGTGAGATGGGTATTGGCAACACCACTCCGGCCTCCTGCATCATGGCTGCATTGATGAATAAGTCGGCAGCAGAATGTGTAGGTCGTGGCACCGGTATCAGTGATGCTCAGCTTGAGCACAAAATTAATATTACCGCAGCTGCAATCAGCCGGATTACCGATAAACACGATACAATGTGTGTATTGCAGGAAGTGGGTGGTTTTGAGATCGCTCAAATCACTGGCGCCATGTTAGGTGCCGCAGAAGCCGGTATCAGCATGTTGGTTGATGGTTTTATCACCACTGCCTCCGCCTTATTAGCCACCAAATTCGCACCAGCCAGCCGTGATTACATGTTATTTGCCCACTGCTCTGGTGAACTAGGCCATAAAGCCATGCTGGAAGAGCTCAATGCAGCGCCGCTTCTGCAGCTGGGGTTACGTCTGGGTGAAGGCACGGGTGCTGCTGTAGCGCTGCCATTGTTACGTTCTGCGGCCGAGTTTTATAACAACATGGCCAGCTTTGAAAGTGCCGGGGTGACGCTGTAA
- the cobC gene encoding alpha-ribazole phosphatase family protein, whose translation MNNIYQSATIDLLRHGTIAGDAGLYGHTDIPVTEAGQQQMLQSVNIDLQYQQVISSPLQRCLRFAKDYSRRQALSLKVEPLLQEMNFGVWDGRTFDQLQSCWADLERFWQSPATVPPPDGESLPAFHARVTQYWPQLLQQCRGTQSLVVTHGGVIRMILAQLLCVDWQSADYYQRLRLDYGSITRIHVLYTEDGVYPQIRFIGRPSPAI comes from the coding sequence ATGAATAACATCTATCAAAGTGCAACCATTGATTTATTACGTCACGGCACTATTGCCGGTGATGCGGGTTTATACGGGCACACCGATATTCCCGTGACAGAAGCAGGTCAACAACAGATGCTGCAATCGGTGAATATTGATCTGCAATATCAACAAGTGATCAGCTCACCACTGCAACGTTGTCTGCGTTTTGCAAAAGACTATAGCCGACGTCAGGCTCTCAGCCTGAAAGTAGAGCCATTACTACAGGAAATGAATTTCGGTGTTTGGGATGGTCGAACGTTTGATCAACTCCAGTCTTGTTGGGCTGATCTGGAACGATTCTGGCAATCACCGGCGACAGTTCCCCCTCCGGATGGTGAATCATTACCAGCGTTTCACGCGCGAGTTACTCAGTACTGGCCACAGTTATTACAGCAATGCCGCGGCACCCAATCACTGGTCGTAACTCATGGCGGAGTGATACGAATGATCCTTGCGCAGCTTTTATGCGTAGATTGGCAATCCGCCGACTATTATCAACGTCTGAGGCTCGATTACGGCTCAATAACCCGCATACATGTGTTGTATACGGAAGATGGAGTTTATCCGCAGATCCGTTTTATTGGTCGGCCATCCCCTGCTATCTGA
- a CDS encoding ABC transporter substrate-binding protein translates to MKLSIIVGMLACLFTSITKATDDWETLQQAAKGQTVYFNAWGGSEATNAYIAWAALEVNKRYGLTVKQVKVTDTAEIVKRIQTEVSAGRTKGDGSVDLMWVNGENFKKLKQGKLLFGPWAEQLPNWQYVDLSKPVRVDFSEPTEGLESPWGTAQLTFIADKTKTPVPPHSALELLTFAKANPGQVTYPKPPDFHGSTFLKQLLLELTPDPAVLQQPVSTVDFANITKPLWAYLDQLHPLLWRQGKAFPASVAEMHRMLGDGELKLSLTFNPNEAANLIATQQLPATVYSFGFSKGTIGNVHFLAIPINAHAKAGAQVFANFLLSPEAQARKADIAVWGDSSVLKDKKIPAALHIELVNKAPGMLVEKVPILAEPHASWMGALETEWLKRYGSH, encoded by the coding sequence ATGAAGCTTAGTATTATTGTCGGTATGCTGGCTTGTCTTTTTACCTCAATAACAAAGGCCACTGACGATTGGGAAACCTTGCAACAAGCGGCTAAAGGCCAGACGGTGTATTTCAATGCCTGGGGGGGCAGCGAAGCGACGAATGCGTACATAGCCTGGGCGGCATTAGAGGTGAATAAGCGTTACGGTCTGACAGTGAAACAAGTGAAAGTGACCGACACGGCGGAAATTGTGAAACGTATTCAGACAGAGGTTTCTGCCGGGAGAACCAAGGGTGACGGTTCGGTCGATTTAATGTGGGTGAATGGGGAAAACTTTAAAAAACTCAAACAAGGTAAGTTGTTGTTCGGCCCTTGGGCGGAACAGTTACCAAACTGGCAATATGTGGATCTGAGCAAACCCGTTCGCGTTGATTTTTCGGAGCCGACAGAGGGGCTGGAAAGCCCATGGGGGACGGCACAATTAACTTTTATCGCGGATAAAACGAAGACACCAGTGCCGCCACATTCAGCTTTGGAATTGCTGACCTTTGCAAAAGCCAATCCGGGGCAGGTTACCTATCCTAAACCACCCGATTTTCATGGTTCTACCTTTTTAAAACAGCTGTTGTTGGAATTAACGCCTGATCCTGCGGTATTGCAACAACCTGTTTCTACTGTCGATTTTGCGAACATAACCAAACCGTTGTGGGCTTATCTTGATCAACTGCATCCTTTGCTTTGGCGGCAAGGAAAAGCATTTCCAGCGAGTGTGGCAGAGATGCATCGCATGTTGGGCGATGGCGAACTGAAACTGTCACTGACGTTTAACCCTAATGAAGCGGCAAATCTGATTGCCACCCAACAATTACCAGCGACGGTGTATAGCTTTGGTTTTAGCAAGGGCACGATAGGGAATGTGCATTTTCTGGCAATTCCTATCAATGCCCATGCGAAAGCCGGTGCGCAGGTGTTTGCCAATTTTCTGCTGTCGCCGGAGGCGCAGGCCAGAAAAGCGGATATCGCAGTTTGGGGTGATAGCAGTGTCTTAAAAGACAAAAAAATACCGGCGGCGTTGCATATCGAGTTAGTGAACAAGGCGCCCGGTATGTTGGTGGAAAAGGTGCCAATTTTAGCGGAACCACATGCCAGTTGGATGGGGGCGTTAGAGACGGAATGGCTAAAACGCTACGGTTCGCATTAA
- a CDS encoding class I SAM-dependent methyltransferase: MSTTVYLQKDREKSLLRRHPWIFSKAIDKVKGKPAAGEPVDIVDQRGKWLARAAWSPDSQIRLRVWTFKQDEQIDTEFFVRRLQQAQAGRELLISRLQLSAYRLVAAESDLLPGITIDRYNDHLVCQLLSSGAEYHRHELIAALQQLYPTCSIYERSDVAVRKKEGLEERTGVLFGEAPPDELIIEENNGIKISVDIKGGHKTGFYLDQRDNRAIAGRYAKGRRVLNCFCYTGGFGVYALQGGAKEVINVDVSESALALAKHNAELNKLDLSNAKFEKQDVFKLLREYRERGEKFDMIVLDPPKFAENKAQLIGACRGYKDINLLAFQLLNPEGILLTFSCSGLMTSELFQKIVADAALDAGRDAQILERMTQAADHPIAAPYPEGYYLKGLVVRAI, from the coding sequence ATGAGCACTACCGTTTATCTGCAAAAGGATCGGGAAAAATCCCTGTTACGCCGCCACCCGTGGATTTTTTCCAAAGCTATCGACAAAGTAAAAGGCAAACCAGCCGCAGGTGAACCGGTAGACATCGTTGATCAACGCGGTAAATGGTTAGCCCGCGCAGCTTGGTCGCCGGATTCACAAATCCGTCTGCGCGTCTGGACATTCAAACAAGACGAACAAATTGATACCGAATTCTTCGTACGCCGTCTGCAACAAGCCCAAGCGGGTCGTGAACTGCTTATTTCCCGCTTACAGCTTTCAGCTTATCGTCTGGTGGCGGCTGAATCAGATTTACTCCCCGGCATTACTATCGATCGTTATAACGATCATCTGGTCTGCCAGCTCTTATCCAGTGGTGCTGAATATCATCGCCACGAACTGATTGCCGCGCTACAGCAACTCTATCCGACTTGTTCCATCTATGAGCGCTCTGACGTGGCAGTGCGCAAGAAAGAAGGTCTCGAAGAGCGTACTGGCGTGCTGTTTGGCGAAGCACCACCAGATGAGTTGATCATCGAAGAAAACAACGGCATTAAGATCAGTGTCGATATTAAAGGCGGACATAAAACCGGTTTTTATCTGGATCAACGCGACAACCGCGCGATTGCCGGTCGCTATGCCAAAGGCCGCCGGGTTCTGAACTGCTTCTGTTATACCGGTGGTTTCGGTGTCTACGCGCTGCAAGGTGGTGCGAAAGAAGTCATCAACGTCGATGTTTCTGAATCAGCACTGGCGCTGGCAAAACATAATGCCGAATTGAATAAACTCGATCTGTCCAACGCCAAATTTGAAAAACAAGACGTCTTCAAATTGCTGCGCGAATACCGTGAACGCGGTGAAAAATTTGACATGATCGTGCTGGACCCGCCGAAATTTGCCGAAAACAAAGCGCAATTGATCGGTGCTTGCCGCGGCTATAAAGATATCAACCTGCTCGCCTTCCAGCTGTTGAATCCGGAAGGTATTTTGCTGACGTTCTCATGCTCTGGCCTGATGACTTCAGAACTGTTCCAGAAAATTGTCGCTGACGCGGCTCTGGATGCCGGCCGCGATGCACAAATCCTTGAGCGAATGACACAAGCAGCAGATCACCCTATTGCCGCACCTTATCCTGAAGGTTATTACCTGAAAGGACTGGTAGTTCGCGCAATATAA
- a CDS encoding FAD-dependent oxidoreductase, translating to MKKLILLGIVIGVVSVFFTLDLQHYLTLNGLKSGMEQFAIWRGNSPITVGASFFLMYVFVAAFSLPGAAIMTIAAGALFGLFWGSVIASFASTIGATLAFLTARYLLCDLVQAHFGDKLKAINEGMAKDGAFYLFSLRLIPLFPFFLVNLLVGLTPISTRRYYWVSQLGMLAGTVVYVNAGTQLVKITGLADIASSGLLFSFALLGIFPLLVKRFTHFLQQRRVYAKWTKPKHFDRNLIVIGGGAAGLVSAYIAAAVKAKVTLVEAHKMGGDCLNYGCIPSKALIKSAHVAHTLKNAERYGLENQRLSFSFRKIMARIHEVIKTVAPHDSIERYTQLGVDVIEGYATLVDPWTVEIKRDDGTTQRLTTRSIIIAAGARPFVPALPGLDAVGYVTSDTLWDEFAKLDAPPARLVVLGGGPIGCELAQSFARLGSQVFQIEMAPRILSREDAEVSEFAQRALEQDGVAVLTSHKALRCEQEGDRKFIIVEHEGVEQRIEFDALICAVGRVARLSGYGLEALGIETKRTVLTNEYLETLYPNIFAAGDVAGPYQFTHTASHQAWYAAVNALFGDWKKFKVDYRVIPWTTFVDPEIARVGLNEQEAKEKGIAYEITRYGIHDLDRAIADSTAHGFVKVLTLPDKDRILGVTIVGAHASDLLAEFVLAMKHGLGLNKILATIHTYPTMSEANKYVAGEWKRQHAPQRILMLLAHYHSWKRNEK from the coding sequence ATGAAAAAACTAATTCTGCTTGGCATCGTGATCGGGGTGGTCAGCGTTTTTTTCACGCTCGATTTGCAACACTATCTGACCCTGAACGGCTTAAAATCCGGCATGGAGCAGTTTGCGATCTGGCGAGGCAATTCACCAATAACCGTCGGTGCATCCTTTTTTCTGATGTATGTCTTTGTGGCGGCCTTTTCATTACCCGGAGCCGCAATAATGACCATCGCTGCTGGTGCACTGTTTGGCCTATTCTGGGGTTCGGTGATCGCCTCGTTTGCCTCAACCATTGGCGCGACACTGGCGTTTCTTACTGCGCGATATTTACTGTGCGATCTGGTGCAGGCGCATTTTGGTGACAAATTAAAAGCCATTAACGAAGGCATGGCGAAAGATGGCGCTTTTTATCTGTTTTCGCTGCGCCTTATTCCGTTGTTCCCTTTTTTCCTCGTCAATCTGTTGGTTGGGCTCACCCCGATTTCCACCCGACGTTACTATTGGGTCAGTCAACTCGGTATGTTGGCGGGTACGGTCGTTTATGTTAATGCCGGCACACAACTGGTCAAAATCACCGGCTTAGCCGATATTGCCTCGTCTGGATTACTCTTTTCATTTGCTTTGCTGGGCATATTCCCACTGTTAGTGAAACGATTTACTCATTTTCTGCAGCAGCGTCGTGTCTATGCAAAATGGACAAAACCCAAACACTTTGATCGGAATTTGATCGTCATTGGTGGTGGTGCCGCAGGCTTAGTGTCGGCCTATATCGCGGCGGCGGTAAAAGCAAAAGTGACCTTGGTGGAAGCACATAAAATGGGTGGCGATTGCCTGAACTATGGCTGCATTCCCAGCAAAGCATTAATTAAATCCGCACACGTTGCGCATACCCTAAAAAACGCTGAGCGATATGGCCTCGAAAACCAGCGCCTCTCATTCAGTTTTCGTAAGATCATGGCCCGCATACATGAAGTGATCAAAACTGTCGCGCCGCATGACAGCATTGAACGTTATACCCAGCTAGGGGTCGATGTGATTGAAGGTTACGCTACGCTCGTTGACCCATGGACAGTAGAAATAAAACGTGACGATGGCACAACACAGCGTTTAACAACCCGTAGCATCATCATTGCCGCCGGCGCTCGTCCATTTGTACCCGCATTACCCGGTTTAGACGCGGTGGGTTATGTCACCAGTGACACCTTGTGGGATGAATTTGCCAAACTGGATGCACCACCCGCCCGCTTAGTTGTGTTAGGTGGTGGCCCCATTGGCTGCGAATTAGCGCAGAGTTTTGCCCGTTTGGGCTCACAGGTGTTTCAAATCGAAATGGCACCGCGGATCTTAAGCCGCGAAGATGCGGAAGTGTCTGAATTTGCCCAACGCGCACTCGAACAAGATGGTGTAGCGGTACTGACCAGTCACAAAGCACTGCGCTGCGAGCAAGAAGGTGACCGAAAATTCATTATTGTGGAACATGAAGGAGTAGAACAACGTATCGAGTTTGATGCATTAATTTGTGCGGTTGGCCGCGTTGCCCGTTTATCCGGTTATGGCTTGGAAGCATTAGGCATTGAAACCAAGCGCACCGTACTCACTAACGAATATCTGGAAACTCTCTACCCGAATATTTTTGCCGCCGGCGATGTTGCTGGCCCCTATCAATTTACCCATACCGCCTCACATCAGGCTTGGTATGCCGCTGTTAATGCGCTATTTGGTGACTGGAAAAAGTTCAAAGTCGATTACCGCGTTATTCCATGGACAACCTTTGTTGACCCAGAGATTGCTCGCGTCGGTCTGAACGAACAGGAAGCCAAAGAAAAAGGCATTGCCTATGAAATCACCCGTTATGGTATTCACGACCTAGATCGGGCCATCGCAGACAGTACAGCACATGGTTTTGTAAAGGTCTTAACTCTTCCTGATAAAGATCGCATCCTCGGCGTCACCATCGTCGGTGCCCATGCCAGCGACTTATTAGCGGAATTTGTGTTGGCAATGAAACATGGCTTGGGGCTTAACAAAATTCTGGCGACTATTCATACCTACCCCACCATGTCAGAAGCCAATAAATATGTCGCTGGCGAATGGAAGCGTCAACACGCACCACAGCGCATATTAATGTTGCTAGCGCATTACCACTCATGGAAACGCAATGAAAAATAA
- a CDS encoding adenosylcobinamide-GDP ribazoletransferase — protein MSHLKQQIVCFLLAISFFTRIPIPANTPFSTQLLNQSSRYFSLVGWLIGGIGAAAFWLSQQVFPVSVSIVLSMLSTILLTGAFHEDGLADSADGLGGGMTIEKKLLIMKDSRLGTYGAIALWGALLLKFVTLQELAQISPLQLILALVVLHPLSRAVAGSLIYDMNYVRDNDAKAKPVAEQQRKSDLVILVLLGCLPLFLLPAVLALPLVIAQYLLRLTAKRYLNSRLGGYTGDCLGAVQQVSEIVGYLILLAFMSHGGTV, from the coding sequence ATGAGCCACCTGAAACAGCAGATCGTTTGCTTTTTGCTGGCGATCAGCTTTTTCACACGCATACCGATCCCCGCCAATACGCCGTTCAGTACGCAGTTATTGAACCAATCCAGCCGCTATTTTTCTCTGGTGGGCTGGCTGATCGGGGGAATAGGTGCCGCTGCCTTTTGGTTAAGCCAGCAGGTGTTCCCTGTCTCCGTCAGCATTGTTCTGTCGATGCTGAGCACTATTCTACTCACAGGCGCCTTTCATGAAGATGGTTTAGCCGATTCCGCCGATGGTTTGGGTGGTGGCATGACCATCGAAAAAAAACTGCTCATCATGAAAGACTCCCGCTTAGGCACTTATGGTGCGATTGCACTGTGGGGGGCGTTACTGCTGAAATTTGTCACTTTGCAAGAGTTGGCGCAGATCTCTCCATTGCAACTCATTCTGGCATTAGTGGTCTTACACCCGCTTTCCCGCGCTGTAGCCGGAAGTCTTATCTACGATATGAACTACGTCCGGGATAATGATGCGAAAGCCAAACCGGTGGCAGAACAACAACGCAAAAGCGATTTAGTGATTTTAGTGCTGTTAGGCTGTTTACCACTATTTCTGCTGCCCGCCGTCCTTGCGCTCCCACTTGTGATAGCGCAATACCTGCTTCGGTTGACAGCCAAACGCTATCTGAATAGTCGTTTGGGCGGATACACCGGCGATTGCCTCGGCGCGGTTCAACAAGTGAGTGAAATAGTCGGTTATCTGATCCTGCTGGCTTTTATGAGTCATGGAGGAACGGTATGA
- a CDS encoding HAMP domain-containing methyl-accepting chemotaxis protein, whose amino-acid sequence MKNVDYLRIYRFLLGLTIKEKFQLIFWLPLLMIIGITWFLVSHSSDLSLTDPYVLTMLVVSITIFAAISFYLNSFFTHSIGTISQAVRAVANGDLTVRLNLPVNRDEFSQLSRDIDTMTDRRQSVLKMINESADGLELFAEEFRSAAEEGEELARNQRQYIDSLATAMEEMTAAIREVAHNANETSTQTRQTSEEASHGANRVQRTINSINILTEEITQASTAVEHLTSRANKISEVVTVINAISGQTNLLALNAAIEAARAGEQGRGFAVVADEVRTLAGRTQQATVEIQKMIEELQTGTGSLNDIMEKTVVQAADSRELIAAVGSDIDRIANHSGSIFEMSVHIATSAEQQSAVAGEIAQSIDEVRNQSVNIEENSANTLAGTENLLVTAKELGQMMQGMRFK is encoded by the coding sequence ATGAAAAATGTGGATTACCTTCGTATTTATCGATTTTTGCTCGGTTTGACCATCAAAGAAAAATTCCAGCTCATTTTCTGGCTACCTCTGTTGATGATCATTGGTATCACTTGGTTCCTTGTATCGCACAGCAGTGATTTAAGTCTGACAGATCCTTATGTTCTGACGATGCTGGTGGTATCCATTACGATTTTTGCCGCTATTAGCTTCTATCTGAATAGTTTCTTCACCCACTCCATTGGCACCATCAGCCAAGCAGTGCGTGCTGTTGCCAATGGTGATTTAACCGTACGTTTAAATCTACCTGTAAATCGTGATGAGTTTAGCCAATTATCCCGTGACATCGACACCATGACTGACCGTCGTCAAAGCGTACTGAAAATGATCAACGAAAGTGCTGATGGTTTAGAACTGTTCGCCGAAGAATTCCGCTCTGCTGCCGAAGAAGGTGAAGAACTGGCAAGAAATCAGCGTCAATATATCGATTCACTGGCGACGGCCATGGAAGAAATGACCGCCGCGATCCGTGAAGTTGCACATAACGCCAACGAAACATCGACCCAAACACGCCAAACCAGCGAAGAAGCTTCGCACGGCGCGAATCGTGTACAACGGACTATCAACTCCATCAATATTCTGACGGAAGAAATCACTCAGGCTTCGACCGCGGTTGAACACCTGACTTCCCGCGCGAACAAAATCAGCGAAGTGGTAACCGTAATCAACGCGATTTCCGGCCAGACCAACTTGCTGGCATTGAACGCCGCCATTGAAGCAGCACGTGCCGGTGAACAAGGCCGTGGTTTTGCCGTTGTTGCCGATGAAGTTCGTACACTGGCTGGCCGTACTCAACAAGCCACCGTTGAAATTCAAAAAATGATTGAAGAGCTGCAAACTGGTACCGGCTCTTTGAACGACATCATGGAAAAAACCGTTGTTCAGGCGGCAGATAGCCGGGAACTGATTGCTGCCGTCGGTTCTGATATTGACCGTATCGCCAACCACAGTGGTTCTATCTTTGAAATGAGCGTACATATTGCAACTTCCGCAGAACAACAAAGTGCGGTTGCCGGCGAAATCGCGCAAAGCATTGATGAAGTACGTAATCAGTCAGTAAATATTGAAGAAAACTCAGCCAATACATTAGCCGGCACAGAAAACCTGCTGGTTACTGCCAAAGAGCTGGGTCAGATGATGCAGGGAATGCGTTTTAAATAG